The Euphorbia lathyris chromosome 8, ddEupLath1.1, whole genome shotgun sequence genome has a window encoding:
- the LOC136202528 gene encoding uncharacterized protein, which translates to MCQSCLEDSHISSRECASGEVKNADYSCLFSCAAIPNLSTVSIMSESPSFVYLRKKQQGKSVTLSSAEAPATTKRNGEDCLSVISSDAPSVAIREQAASQSEHANENPLVPSIAVNREPVVFKSESINGCSSVKELGSDRISKYSGKDFVYRRKNPQGRYTVDFSAEAPCLSVVSSDSPSDAVKELHVASQSFHARLDPFVPSTVRKRGNHVVEEQESNEASKSMRQRMIEVDSINDSCSSSKSDSVLVSASMQTEVDDSVECSSSSVMAAEFSEEGMSEKDLCISILRSQGVLHGISPSRNYASAEGVGDSSASSCSRLCKICSHPESALKMLICDNCEDAFHLFCCNPRVKKIPLDEWFCHSCSKKCHKILKEAIFTSPYVIGKERRFLSSSIEESNPILLMLRDTGPYSSRVRCGKGFQAEVPEWSGPITNDIDKIPEPLEMDPSDFISSIELNFKDRSKVSSISNWLQCRAAVDDAGESANGTICGKWRRAPLFEVQTDKWECFCSLGWDPIRADCAAPQEVETDQVLKQLKYIQMLRPRLDAKQRKLEHRKKDNDSMEALKQQQQKLDQQNPDASIIYRRYTHGSNRNKDGHQS; encoded by the exons ATGTGTCAAAGTTGTCTTGAAGACTCTCATATCAGCTCCAGAGAATGTGCATCAGGGGAAGTTAAGAATGCTGATTATTCATGCCTCTTTAGTTGTGCAGCAATTCCTAATCTATCAACTGTCAGTATAATGTCTGAAAGTCCTAGTTTTGTATATTTGCGAAAGAAGCAACAAGGAAAGTCAGTCACCCTTTCTTCAGCAGAAGCCCCTGCAACCACAAAGAGAAACGGAGAGGATTGCCTTTCTGTCATCAGTTCTGATGCTCCTTCAGTTGCAATCAGAGAACAAGCGGCTTCTCAAAGCGAACATGCTAATGAAAATCCTCTTGTGCCTTCTATAGCAGTTAACAGGGAGCCTGTTGTTTTCAAATCAGAATCTATCAACGGATGCTCATCTGTAAAGGAACTAGGGTCTGATAGAATTTCCAAGTACAGTGGAAAAGATTTTGTTTATAGGCGAAAAAACCCACAAGGCAGATATACTGTTGATTTCTCTGCAGAGGCTCCTTGTCTATCTGTTGTCAGTTCTGATTCTCCTTCTGATGCAGTTAAGGAGCTGCATGTGGCTTCTCAAAGTTTTCACGCTCGTTTAGATCCTTTTGTCCCTTCTACAGTCCGCAAAAGAGGTAATCATGTGGTAGAGGAACAAGAGTCTAATGAAGCTTCCAAAAGTATGAGGCAGAGAATGATTGAAGTTGACAGTATAAATGATAGTTGTTCATCATCAAAGTCAGACAGTGTACTTGTTTCAGCTTCTATGCAGACTGAAGTGGATGATTCTGTTGAGTGCTCCTCGTCTAGTGTTATGGCTGCAGAGTTCTCAGAGGAGGGTATGTCAGAAAAGGATCTATGCATCTCCATACTTAGAAGCCAGGGAGTGCTTCATGGAATTTCGCCTAGTAGGAATTATGCTTCTGCTGAAGGTGTTGGTGATAGTAGTGCAAGCAGCTGTTCTCGGTTGTGCAAGATTTGTTCTCATCCGGAATCTGCACTTAAAATGCTGATTTGTGACAATTGTGAAGATGCATTTCATTTATTTTGCTGCAATCCTCGTGTGAAAAAAATACCGCTTGATGAGTGGTTCTGCCATTCATGCTCAAAGAAGTGTCATAAAATTCTTAAGGAGGCAATTTTCACATCTCCTTATGTGATTGGTAAAGAGCGCAGATTTTTAAGTTCTTCTATAGAGGAATCAAATCCTATACTATTGATGCTACGAGATACTGGGCCATATTCAAGTCGTGTTAGATGTGGTAAAGGTTTTCAAGCAGAAGTTCCAGAGTGGTCCGGTCCAATCACCAA tGATATAGATAAAATTCCTGAGCCTTTGGAAATGGATCCATCTGATTTCATCAGTTCTATT GAGTTGAATTTCAAGGATCGATCTAAGGTTAGCTCGATTAGTAACTGGCTTCAGTGTAGAGCGGCTGTAGACGATGCAGGAGAAAGTGCTAATGGAACTATATGTGGAAAGTGGCGCAG GGCTCCTCTGTTTGAAGTCCAAACTGATAAATGGGAGTGCTTCTGCTCTCTCGGTTGGGACCCTATTCGCGCTGATTGTGCTGCGCCTCAG GAGGTGGAGACAGATCAAGTTCTCAAGCAACTAAAGTACATTCAAATG TTGAGACCACGGTTAGATGCGAAACAGCGGAAATTGGAGCACAGGAAGAAAGATAATGATTCAATGGAAGCTTTAAAGCAGCAACAGCAGAAACTGGATCAGCAAAATCCAGATGCAAGTATAATATACAGGCGCTACACTCATGGTAGCAATCGCAACAAAGACGGTCATCAGAGTTAG
- the LOC136203122 gene encoding uncharacterized protein: protein MSESPPSFVYLRKKQQGKSVTLSSAEAPATTKRNGEDCLSVISSDAPSVAIREQAASQSEHANENPLMPSIAVNREPVVFNSGSSNGCSSVKELGSDRISKYSGNDFVYRRKKPGGRYTGVFSAEAPCLSVMSSDSPSDAVKGLHVDSQKNDIHLDPFVPSTVSKRGNRVVEEQESNEASRSMRKRMIEVDSINDSCSSSKLDTVLVSASMQTEVDDSVDCSSSSVMAAEFLEEGMSEKDLCISILRSQGVLDGISPSRNYASAEGVGDSTLSSSSRLCKICSCQESTVKMLICDSCEEAFHLLCCNPHVKYIPLDEWFCHSCSKKRCKILKETISTSPYVIGEEGRYVSSFTEESNPILLMLRDTEPYSSGVRYGKGFQAEVPEWSGPITNDVDKVPEPLEMDPSDFLSSTELNLNKRSKISSIGNWLQCKQVVDGAGETSNGTICGKWRRAPLFEVQTNNWECFCSIGWDPIRADCAAPQELETDQVLKQLKYIQMLRAQLNAKQPKLKHQSKV, encoded by the exons ATGTCTGAAAGTCCTCCTAGTTTTGTATATTTGCGAAAGAAGCAACAAGGAAAATCAGTCACCCTTTCTTCAGCAGAAGCCCCTGCAACCACAAAGAGAAACGGAGAGGATTGCCTTTCTGTCATCAGTTCTGATGCTCCTTCAGTTGCAATTAGAGAACAAGCGGCTTCTCAAAGCGAACATGCTAATGAAAATCCTCTTATGCCTTCTATAGCAGTTAACAGGGAGCCTGTTGTTTTCAACTCAGGATCTAGCAACGGATGCTCATCTGTAAAGGAACTAGGGTCTGATAGAATTTCCAAGTACAGTGGAAATGATTTTGTTTATAGGCGAAAAAAACCAGGAGGCAGATATACTGGTGTTTTCTCTGCAGAGGCTCCTTGTCTATCTGTTATGAGTTCTGATTCTCCTTCTGATGCAGTTAAGGGGCTGCATGTGGATTCTCAAAAGaatgacattcatttagatCCTTTTGTCCCTTCTACAGTCTCCAAACGAGGCAATCGTGTGGTAGAGGAACAAGAGTCTAATGAAGCTTCGAGAAGTATGAGGAAGAGAATGATTGAAGTTGACAGTATAAATGATAGTTGTTCGTCATCAAAGTTAGACACCGTACTTGTTTCAGCTTCTATGCAGACTGAAGTGGATGATTCtgttgattgctcctcatctaGTGTTATGGCTGCAGAGTTCTTGGAGGAGGGTATGTCGGAAAAGGATCTATGCATCTCAATACTTAGAAGCCAGGGAGTGCTTGATGGAATTTCTCCTAGTAGGAATTATGCTTCTGCTGAAGGTGTTGGTGATAGTACCCTGAGCAGTAGTTCTCGGTTGTGCAAAATTTGTTCTTGTCAGGAATCTACAGTTAAAATGCTGATTTGTGACAGTTGCGAAGAGGCATTTCATTTGCTTTGCTGCAATCCTCATGTGAAATACATACCGCTTGATGAGTGGTTCTGTCATTCATGCTCAAAGAAGCGTTGTAAAATTCTTAAGGAGACAATTTCCACATCTCCTTATGTGATTGGTGAAGAGGGCAGATATGTAAGTTCTTTTACAGAGGAATCAAATCCTATACTATTGATGCTACGAGATACTGAGCCATATTCAAGTGGTGTTCGATATGGTAAAGGTTTTCAGGCAGAAGTTCCAGAGTGGTCCGGTCCAATCACCAA TGATGTAGATAAGGTTCCTGAGCCTTTGGAAATGGATCCATCAGATTTCCTCAGTTCTACT GAGTTGAATCTCAACAAGCGATCTAAGATTAGCTCTATCGGTAACTGGCTTCAGTGTAAACAGGTTGTAGATGGTGCAGGAGAAACTTCTAATGGAACTATATGTGGAAAGTGGCGCAG GGCTCCTCTTTTTGAAGTCCAAACTAATAACTGGGAGTGCTTCTGCTCTATCGGTTGGGACCCAATTCGCGCTGATTGTGCTGCACCTCAG GAGCTGGAGACAGATCAAGTTCTCAAACAACTAAAGTACATCCAGATG TTGAGAGCGCAGTTAAATGCAAAACAACCGAAATTGAAGCACCAATCGAAGGTTTAA
- the LOC136202533 gene encoding pathogenesis-related homeodomain protein isoform X2 translates to MKDTRKEAAHHESSKFSLSKTEYGSMLIASLKFNNKNRTLSRGKKHKPKSESPLKAVGAKLMKRKVSDTSSKGIRKRYTSRKVISSKILRKALDKRSPKKLASSGPQDKYSSVISSKENESRAVTAKRSKKKSKRGHKEKTVLDVPACLQRKTRNLLIKMKHEQNYIDAYSGEGWKGQSREKIKPEKELLRAQKEILECKLGIRDTICQLDSLSKVGCIEDSVIAPDGSVSHEHIFCAKCKSNEVNLDNDIVLCDGTCNCGFHQKCLDPPLDTENIPPGDQGWYCKFCDCRMEIIEDVNARLGTQFSVSCCWQDIFKEAAVPDGGHILLNPEEEWPSDDSEDDDYDPEGRENSISGAGTGDDASGDASSSTSLGWSSDGEVFSGSRKWEMENTDFGNQSIYSSLGSDESSDGEIVYGRRQRRAVDYRKLYDLVFGEDEEFSEDEDWGPGKRKRRVKESDAASTLMTLYKSEKKSKKVETIEVKRRLSRDPQVRRSFFRIPPSAVEKLRQVFAENELPSRTVKENLSRELDVEPGKVSKWFKNARYLARKSRKADGSKELNNTSPIISTSSRLEGMKSRTGVLVEIKPTSLGNRIHSPKDLKQLLRKKNLNSVRRSLKENELKKISVESPSGSNKNVENNDDVSLKKLLISKSSRGKKMVKAVSATEYQAAEAEAEAEMERLCRAKDRLENMKKTLVGVQKHKAKRTNRKHLHQESVVYVPTAELREKF, encoded by the exons ATGAAGGATACTAGAaaggaagcagcacatcacgaATCTAGCAAATTTTCTCTGTCTAAGACAGAGTATGGTTCTATGCTAATTGCATCATTAAAGTTTAATAACAAGAATAGAACATTATCTCGTGGCAAGAAACATAAACCCAAATCAGAATCTCCTTTAAAAGCAGTTGGTGCTAAATTGATGAAGAGGAAGGTTTCTGACACTTCGAGCAAGGGAATCAGGAAGCGCTATACAAGTAGGAAAGTGATTAGTAGCAAAATCCTGCGAAAAGCTCTTGACAAAAGGTCCCCAAAGAAGCTGGCTTCTTCAGGACCACAAGACAAATATTCATCAGTTATTTCTTCCAAGGAGAATGAGAGCAGGGCTGTTACAGCAAAGAGAAGTAAGAAAAAGAGTAAGAGAGGGCACAAGGAGAAGACTGTGCTTGATGTGCCAGCATGTTTGCAGAGGAAAACAAGAAACCTGCTGATTAAAATGAAGCATGAACAGAACTATATAGATGCTTACTCAGGGGAAGGCTGGAAAGGTCAAAG TCGAGAGAAGATCAAGCCAGAAAAGGAACTGTTAAGAGCCCAGAAGGAGATTTTGGAATGTAAACTTGGCATACGTGACACAATTTGCCAGCTGGATTCACTGAGTAAAGTAGGTTGTATTGAAGACTCAGTTATTGCTCCTGATGGATCTGTTTCCCATGAACAT ATATTCTGCGCAAAGTGCAAATCCAATGAAGTTAACCTGGATAATGATATTGTACTTTGTGATGGGACTTGCAACTGTGGCTTTCACCAAAAATGCCTTGATCCTCCACTGGATACTGAAAATA TACCACCTGGAGATCAGGGATGGTATTGCAAGTTTTGTGACTGTAGGATGGAAATTATAGAAGACGTAAATGCACGTTTGGGGACCCAGTTCTCAGTCAGTTGCTGTTGGCAG GATATTTTCAAAGAAGCAGCTGTTCCTGATGGTGGGCATATATTGTTAAATCCAGAAGAAGAGTGGCCTTCTGATGATTCTGAAGATGATGATTATGATCCAGAAGGGAGGGAGAACAGCATCAGTGGAGCAGGCACTGGAGATGATGCCTCTGGTGATGCCAGCAGTTCTACCAGTTTGGGTTGGTCTTCAGATGGAGAAGTTTTCTCAGGATCTAGGAAGTGGGAGATGGAGAACACAGACTTTGGAAATCAATCTATTTATAGCAGTTTAGGTTCTGATGAAAGCAGTGATGGAGAAATTGTGTATGGACGCAGACAGAGAAGAGCAGTTGACTATAGAAAGTTATATGAT CTTGTATTTGGTGAAGATGAGGAATTTAGTGAAGATGAAGACTGGGGTCCTGGTAAAAGAAAGCGGAGAGTTAAGGAGTCAGATGCAGCCAGCACACTTATGACATTATATAAAAGTgagaaaaaaagtaaaaaagtaGAAACCATTGAAGTGAAGAGGAGACTTTCTAGGGACCCACAAGTTAGGAGGTCATTTTTCCGAATCCCTCCATCTGCAGTTGAG AAACTCCGCCAGGTGTTTGCAGAGAATGAACTTCCCTCTAGAACTGTCAAGGAAAACCTTTCAAGAGAATTGGATGTTGAACCTGGAAAG GTCAGCAAATGGTTCAAGAATGCAAGATACTTGGCTCGAAAATCAAGAAAG GCAGACGGATCAAAAGAACTTAACAATACCAGTCCTATAATCTCTACTTCTAGTAGATTAGAGGGTATGAAGAGTAGAACTGGTGTGCTTGTGGAAATAAAGCCTACCTCACTGGGAAACAGGATACATAGCCCGAAGGATTTAAAACAGTTGCTTCGGAAAAAGAACCTGAATTCTGTAAGAAGAAGTTTGAAGGAAAATGAACTGAAAAAGATATCCGTGGAATCTCCTTCTGGAAGCAATAAG AACGTTGAGAATAACGATGATGTAAGCTTGAAGAAGCTGTTAATCTCAAAAAGCAGTAGAGGGAAGAAGATGGTGAAGGCTGTTTCAGCAACAGAATATCAAGcggcagaggcagaggcagaggcgGAGATGGAGAGACTTTGTAGAGCCAAGGATAGATTAGAGAATATGAAGAAGACACTAGTTGGAGTACAAAAACACAAAGCTAAGAGAACCAACAGGAAGCATTTACATCAGGAATCTGTTGTTTATGTTCCTACTGCAGAGCTAAGGGAAAAGTTTTGA
- the LOC136202533 gene encoding pathogenesis-related homeodomain protein isoform X1 yields MKDTRKEAAHHESSKFSLSKTEYGSMLIASLKFNNKNRTLSRGKKHKPKSESPLKAVGAKLMKRKVSDTSSKGIRKRYTSRKVISSKILRKALDKRSPKKLASSGPQDKYSSVISSKENESRAVTAKRSKKKSKRGHKEKTVLDVPACLQRKTRNLLIKMKHEQNYIDAYSGEGWKGQSREKIKPEKELLRAQKEILECKLGIRDTICQLDSLSKVGCIEDSVIAPDGSVSHEHIFCAKCKSNEVNLDNDIVLCDGTCNCGFHQKCLDPPLDTENIPPGDQGWYCKFCDCRMEIIEDVNARLGTQFSVSCCWQDIFKEAAVPDGGHILLNPEEEWPSDDSEDDDYDPEGRENSISGAGTGDDASGDASSSTSLGWSSDGEVFSGSRKWEMENTDFGNQSIYSSLGSDESSDGEIVYGRRQRRAVDYRKLYDLVFGEDEEFSEDEDWGPGKRKRRVKESDAASTLMTLYKSEKKSKKVETIEVKRRLSRDPQVRRSFFRIPPSAVEKLRQVFAENELPSRTVKENLSRELDVEPGKVSKWFKNARYLARKSRKADGSKELNNTSPIISTSSRLEGMKSRTGVLVEIKPTSLGNRIHSPKDLKQLLRKKNLNSVRRSLKENELKKISVESPSGSNKKNVENNDDVSLKKLLISKSSRGKKMVKAVSATEYQAAEAEAEAEMERLCRAKDRLENMKKTLVGVQKHKAKRTNRKHLHQESVVYVPTAELREKF; encoded by the exons ATGAAGGATACTAGAaaggaagcagcacatcacgaATCTAGCAAATTTTCTCTGTCTAAGACAGAGTATGGTTCTATGCTAATTGCATCATTAAAGTTTAATAACAAGAATAGAACATTATCTCGTGGCAAGAAACATAAACCCAAATCAGAATCTCCTTTAAAAGCAGTTGGTGCTAAATTGATGAAGAGGAAGGTTTCTGACACTTCGAGCAAGGGAATCAGGAAGCGCTATACAAGTAGGAAAGTGATTAGTAGCAAAATCCTGCGAAAAGCTCTTGACAAAAGGTCCCCAAAGAAGCTGGCTTCTTCAGGACCACAAGACAAATATTCATCAGTTATTTCTTCCAAGGAGAATGAGAGCAGGGCTGTTACAGCAAAGAGAAGTAAGAAAAAGAGTAAGAGAGGGCACAAGGAGAAGACTGTGCTTGATGTGCCAGCATGTTTGCAGAGGAAAACAAGAAACCTGCTGATTAAAATGAAGCATGAACAGAACTATATAGATGCTTACTCAGGGGAAGGCTGGAAAGGTCAAAG TCGAGAGAAGATCAAGCCAGAAAAGGAACTGTTAAGAGCCCAGAAGGAGATTTTGGAATGTAAACTTGGCATACGTGACACAATTTGCCAGCTGGATTCACTGAGTAAAGTAGGTTGTATTGAAGACTCAGTTATTGCTCCTGATGGATCTGTTTCCCATGAACAT ATATTCTGCGCAAAGTGCAAATCCAATGAAGTTAACCTGGATAATGATATTGTACTTTGTGATGGGACTTGCAACTGTGGCTTTCACCAAAAATGCCTTGATCCTCCACTGGATACTGAAAATA TACCACCTGGAGATCAGGGATGGTATTGCAAGTTTTGTGACTGTAGGATGGAAATTATAGAAGACGTAAATGCACGTTTGGGGACCCAGTTCTCAGTCAGTTGCTGTTGGCAG GATATTTTCAAAGAAGCAGCTGTTCCTGATGGTGGGCATATATTGTTAAATCCAGAAGAAGAGTGGCCTTCTGATGATTCTGAAGATGATGATTATGATCCAGAAGGGAGGGAGAACAGCATCAGTGGAGCAGGCACTGGAGATGATGCCTCTGGTGATGCCAGCAGTTCTACCAGTTTGGGTTGGTCTTCAGATGGAGAAGTTTTCTCAGGATCTAGGAAGTGGGAGATGGAGAACACAGACTTTGGAAATCAATCTATTTATAGCAGTTTAGGTTCTGATGAAAGCAGTGATGGAGAAATTGTGTATGGACGCAGACAGAGAAGAGCAGTTGACTATAGAAAGTTATATGAT CTTGTATTTGGTGAAGATGAGGAATTTAGTGAAGATGAAGACTGGGGTCCTGGTAAAAGAAAGCGGAGAGTTAAGGAGTCAGATGCAGCCAGCACACTTATGACATTATATAAAAGTgagaaaaaaagtaaaaaagtaGAAACCATTGAAGTGAAGAGGAGACTTTCTAGGGACCCACAAGTTAGGAGGTCATTTTTCCGAATCCCTCCATCTGCAGTTGAG AAACTCCGCCAGGTGTTTGCAGAGAATGAACTTCCCTCTAGAACTGTCAAGGAAAACCTTTCAAGAGAATTGGATGTTGAACCTGGAAAG GTCAGCAAATGGTTCAAGAATGCAAGATACTTGGCTCGAAAATCAAGAAAG GCAGACGGATCAAAAGAACTTAACAATACCAGTCCTATAATCTCTACTTCTAGTAGATTAGAGGGTATGAAGAGTAGAACTGGTGTGCTTGTGGAAATAAAGCCTACCTCACTGGGAAACAGGATACATAGCCCGAAGGATTTAAAACAGTTGCTTCGGAAAAAGAACCTGAATTCTGTAAGAAGAAGTTTGAAGGAAAATGAACTGAAAAAGATATCCGTGGAATCTCCTTCTGGAAGCAATAAG AAGAACGTTGAGAATAACGATGATGTAAGCTTGAAGAAGCTGTTAATCTCAAAAAGCAGTAGAGGGAAGAAGATGGTGAAGGCTGTTTCAGCAACAGAATATCAAGcggcagaggcagaggcagaggcgGAGATGGAGAGACTTTGTAGAGCCAAGGATAGATTAGAGAATATGAAGAAGACACTAGTTGGAGTACAAAAACACAAAGCTAAGAGAACCAACAGGAAGCATTTACATCAGGAATCTGTTGTTTATGTTCCTACTGCAGAGCTAAGGGAAAAGTTTTGA